A stretch of Nitrospirota bacterium DNA encodes these proteins:
- the yedF gene encoding sulfurtransferase-like selenium metabolism protein YedF, whose amino-acid sequence MQIDARGLPCPKPVSLAQDALSEINEGIVEVLVDNEASVKNIIRFAKKEGMAVEALKEDKHWRVKIIKGPMCKVEGQSMTYEESDIKKKEKDIFLVIGTDTLGKDEALGKILMNGFLETIKTTKELPHTIFFINAGVKLTTLDDGAVSLLKEIEQIGVIIYSCGTCLRHYGLEDKLKVGMVGGMYLIVEGMKDFKKVVWI is encoded by the coding sequence ATGCAGATAGATGCAAGAGGGCTGCCATGTCCCAAGCCAGTTTCTTTAGCACAGGATGCCCTATCAGAAATAAATGAGGGGATTGTCGAGGTGCTTGTCGATAATGAGGCATCTGTTAAAAATATCATCCGCTTTGCAAAGAAAGAAGGAATGGCTGTTGAGGCTTTGAAAGAGGATAAGCACTGGAGGGTTAAGATAATAAAAGGTCCTATGTGCAAAGTCGAGGGCCAGTCTATGACCTATGAGGAGTCAGATATCAAAAAGAAAGAAAAAGATATTTTCCTTGTCATAGGGACTGATACCCTGGGGAAAGATGAGGCCCTTGGAAAAATCTTGATGAATGGCTTTTTAGAAACAATAAAAACAACAAAGGAATTACCCCATACTATATTTTTCATAAACGCAGGAGTGAAGCTTACAACTCTCGATGATGGCGCAGTATCATTGCTCAAAGAAATCGAGCAAATAGGCGTTATTATCTACTCTTGTGGAACATGTCTCAGGCATTACGGGCTTGAAGATAAATTAAAAGTCGGCATGGTTGGAGGTATGTATCTCATCGTTGAGGGTATGAAGGATTTCAAAAAAGTGGTGTGGATTTAG